The Triticum aestivum cultivar Chinese Spring chromosome 4B, IWGSC CS RefSeq v2.1, whole genome shotgun sequence sequence aaaatcttctatgaagtattcggaggaggaacccgccttgcaatgccgaagacaatctgcatgccggactcatcgtcattgaagcctggttcaggggctactgagggagtcccggattagggggtgtctcgATAGTCGaactataacctttggccagactcctggactatgaagatacaagattgaagacttcgtcccgtgtgcggatgggactttccttggcgtggaaggcaagcttggcgatacggatatgtagatctcctcccattgtaactgactctgtgtaaccctagccctctccggtgtctatataaaccagagggttttagtccgtaggacgaacaacaatcataccataggctagcttctagggtttagcctctctgatctcgttgtagatctactcttgtactacccatatcatcaatatcaatcaagcaggagtagggttttacctccatcgagagggcccgaacctgggtaaaaacatcgtgtcccttgtctcctgttaccatccacctagacgcacagttcgggaccccctacccgagatccgctagttttgacactaacaattaccttgaccccctttaacagtatggtgtttcctatgaatcaagaaagagaaaatgaaactacaaaaacaaaagtcttcacgcttcataatcctcgcatgaatatccaagtcttcaagggcacaccaatttcttcactttcaaagtcttcaggagaaccaaagtcttcagctgaagacattcactTTTAGGGATCGACAttcattgtaaatatcaaactcctcatcgacttatagagcgtgtgtacactcataaacatatTACTTCTTTAACCTAtcagtcttcaatacaccaaaatcactaaggggcactagatgcacttacaggatgcctccaagtcaacttgtgttTCACCTTGgcatgaagttgaggcttccacttgaacggacgaggtactctccttcacctctgttgggcgaatcttgccactagacaagtcttgaattgcttccgagggattttatctcctacatcaatcggcaattgctctacttgtgagatgttagattcatcaaacttcacatctaccgtctcttcaaccttttgggtgaaatttttgtagacacgtaagtgtgagagtttgagacgTAACCGAGTAGAAAACCTTCATAAGATTTAGGGACAAATtttgaatgacgatgcttatcaagaatgtaaaattttgagccaaatactcgaaagtatccaacttggggtttgttaccggtgagaagctcatatgccgtcttcccaagaagcttgtgaagatatagtcgatttgttgcatgacaagctgtctcaaccacttccgcccaaaaatgtcttggtgtcttgtattcatcaagcatcgttcttgccatctcaatgagcgtctggttcttcctctcaacaactccattttttgaGGCGTGTACgcagccgagaactcatgtgaaatcccttcttaatcaagaaaggtatccacattggtgttcttgaactctattccattgtcgcttcgaaccttcttgatcttcacttcaaattgattttgggctttcctggcgaagtttttgaagatcttttggacctgggatttatcatcaagaaagaacacccacgtaaatctggaaaaataaTCAACAATGACCAACccgaacgagttaccaccgagactcttgtaggcgttgggaccaaagagatccatgtgaagcagttcgagtggtcttctcgttgtcatgatgttcttcaggggatgacttcctccaacttgttttcctgcttaacaagcactacaaagtctatccttgtaaaatacaacatctttaacaccaaggatatgataaCCTTTAATACGCTTATCGAGATTTTggatgcccacatgacctaaccttctatgccacaaccaacctttacaagatttagcaattaagcaagttctaggttgagcccttttagtgaagtcaacaatgtatagatcacctctatgtataccggtaaaaaccatattatgattatctcttcgaaacacttggcaatctactttagtaaataggacattgaaaccgaaattggctagtctagatacggaaagcaaattgtagccaagagattcaacgagcataacattttagatggagttgtcatgtgagatggccaccttaccaaggccaaccaccttaccctttgagttatcaccaaaagtgacatactttcggagACCATTATTTTTAGCAAGCTCTCAGAACATATCCTTTtcaccggtcatgtgatcggtacatccactatcaagaacccattcctttcctccagccatgtaaccatgaaggttagccataagaccaaagtgtctcatagactcatcgagatcaaagtcactatcatcatcttcatcataatatccatgttcaacatcgtcttagGATTGATAATCACCTAGAGAaggtgattcattagatttatgttcatgacaatgtgcatctttatgaattctagtgACTTGAgagatgatgctactaatgactccaccgtctcctttggcacgcatgagatcacgaagctcaaatatgaaatcatcaaatttaggatcactCGGTTTCATCTTATGAAAAGctatggacttttgaagaatctcatctagttTTTTCAAAGAGtagtttggaaagcgttcctcaagatatgtccatatagtataagcacattcaAAAGTAGGTGGATtggaatgatagtctccccaacactttccaaacactcaactctctcacacagatatgtccatatagtataagcacattcaaatgatagtctccccaacactcaactctctcacacagatttggctatggtggaaagatgatttgagtggaaagcaacttgggaaaggctagagatcaagattcttgtgattggattggaatgtcttggtctcaacacatgagtaggtggttctctctcagaaaatgagtagtggaagtgtaggcacgttctgatggctctctctcaaatggagaagggggtggaggggtatatatagcctccacacaaaatctaactgttacacacatttgacccaactcggtcagaccgaatagagaaactcggtgagatcgatttagttcaaaatttgcatgttaggaatctcggcgggacctacatgatcaactcggtgagaccgaagtgctagggctagggcaaaaccttatctcggtgagactgatcacataacctcggtgagaccgatttcagcaattgatcaaacacagagttggtcaggcaaactcgttgTGACCGATtgcacatctcggtgagaccgaagtaatTGCAATAGACAACAGAGTTTGCAaggtcatctcggtgagaccgagatccgtatcggtgtgactgaattgattagggtttttggcagtggctatgtcaaatgaactcggtggcgccggatagatcaaatcggtggggctgattttgactttaggttttggacatatgtggaaatgacaAAGTCGTTGAGGGTTTTGGATCTATATCACTAACCACTTTGAGCAAGcgagccattaagcaacacctcatccccttttaacagtattggctttcctatggtggactcaatgtgatcatggatcactaaactaaaaatgaagagtcttgagcctttgtcaatctttgttcttagcattttgaaggggttccacatcctcttgtcctggccacgccattgttgaactcatctgaaatatactcgATAAAAGTACCAACAAGAGACATGTTGTCATttattaccaaaatcacccagggagcacttgtgctttcactcaggcatcgtctcgcgttgattcttttttctaaaaatcacatatattcaaaaGAAATCTCATTAATTGTttatttcatttggactccgtttgatatggattttctacgaaacaaaaagacatgcaacaaacaggaactgacactgggcactggatcaatatgctagtcccaaaaataatacaaaaagttcccaaaagtatgtaaaagttgtagaatgttGGCATAGACACAGGCGGAGCTCTCGGTAGGGCGAGGTTGGGCGCTCACCCTACCTTGATTTCCTTCGATATTTACGTATAGCTTAATCGGTCGCTACAAAATCCGAGACAAAAAACCAGCTAAGAAATCGTTGTGCCCCGTGTTATTGGGCCGTGACCGTGAACAGAGCTTCCACTTTGTTGGGCCGTACCTGTACGCGCAAGTTCTTCGTTCATTCTTCGGCTGGGCGGCCAGAAGGAGTAGCACGCAGGGGGCGGCTGCTAGCAGGAGCTGCGCATGAGGCTGGTGGCCAGCCAGAAGGAGCGACGCGCGAGGCCGGCCACAGCCAAGCGAACGGCAGCAACAGCGAGCAAGCCTCGGCCTCGGCGGGCGATGAAGCCGACGTGCCCGTAAAAGAAAATAACAAAAATTTGGCAGAAAGAGCAAAGGGCTAGCAACGACAAAGAGGAGAGATAAACGTTTTCAAACTTTTTTCTGCGAGGAAAACGTTTTCAAACTTTGTGTCATTTTCAGATAATGGCTTACAATCTAGCAATGCATTTTTCAGAGAATGGCTTAACGATCTGTATGTTTTATTTGCAGTTCCATTGTATTACGTTACTATGTTCAGGAATTAGGATCACATATAAATATTTGTGTGTATTTTTAGTATGTATGGATTCGTATTGGTATTGCATTGAATCTTTTTATGCTTAGTCCGCCCCACCTCAATTTTTTTTCGTCCTCCGCCACTgggcatggaacaacaaaaaattatagatacgacggagacgtatcaagggcctCCTCCCTTCCACCTATGTAtatacacatacatacatacatacatacatacatatacatacatacatacatacatacatacatacatatttaTATGGAGGGCAGCCCCTCCAAACACGAGTTTGTGTTGAAGGCTGAGCATCCtctctccaccccccccccccccccccctctctctcacggaAAAAGTTTCCTCCGTCGTTAGGCTACTCCACCTCCACATCTAGTGCTCCGCTAGTTTTTTGTTCTAGATCGGTGATCTCGTATGCGTGGATACCAGTAGAGGGATCGTTACTTCAATCCTAGACCATGAGGAGAAAATTGTCGCGGTTGGGGATTTAATCCTATATGCAGGAATGTGCATCAACTATCTTCACCAACCTCTAACCTCTGCTATATTCATTCAGAAATATTATATTAGACCTATTTGCATTTTCGTAGTGATCATTGGTTTGTGTGTAGGACAGATTTTATTAAGTTTTCCACTACTATTCCTAATAGAAAGTATCACACGGGCCATAAGTGTGCTCCTTCTGCTCAGTTTCCACTCATTGAAGATTTGTTGTTGATGCTGGATATCAAAATTGGAAACAAATACTGAACCTAAAAACAATAGCTCTGACCGTGACTCTGAAGGATTAATGCATATGTCTGAATGTGCTACAGCCGGGGCAACCACTACGAAGACCACCATGGTGCATGCTATGCTGAATGGATATCAGGTTCTCATCCTGGTGGATCGTGAAGCTCCAGGAATTTCATCAGTGAAGACATGGTTTCTAGAGTTCAGGTTCCAACCATTCCTGTTGCCACATCTAGTGTGACAATTGTTGATGGGTGGACACATGGCCATCTCCAAACTAGTACCAGTTGCGATGTGGTATTGTCAGGGCCACATATTTACTACTGACCTATGTGTGTTGCGACTAGGGTGCTATGACCTCATCTTGGGCTTGGAATGCTTGGAGTCATTGGGTCCAATGTGGATTGACTAGCTGAAGGAAGTTTAGGATTCAAGAAAATTGGATTTTCTTGAAATGTCCAAAATAACATAAAACAACAACTGACTCTAGACgccgagttaataggttagtctcgaaAGCTGATAAAATGGGTGCCAAAAATATACAATTATGACATAAATATAGCATGAAAcaagaaaaattatagatacatttgagacgtatcagAGGCACATGAGGATGTTGATTAGTAAGTATGCCAACCCTGGTTTGGATATGCGTTTTGTAGTAGTGAAAGAACGGTGTTATGCATTCTTTAGGGAAAAAATTATGTTTTtagctttcaagttttttttagaATCAGCTTTCAAGGGTTAGCAAGAACACAATCATTGAGATATTTTTAGCCTTTTGTTTTTAGCTTTTCTAAGTAAATTGTTTGTGTTTGTAGGTATGACAATGCCATCAAAATATGTTATTTCCCTTGAAACACATAGATAATTAAGGATGATTAATTAGCACATCAATGTTGTTCAAATATGGGGTTCCAATATACTTAGGCATAAATTAATGCTAGTTAATGGTTCCAACTTATTCTAAGTTTTATGGTATTTGTGTTTTCTTAATTTTCTCTCCAATTTATTGGCAGGAAATGAATTTTATGcaattttcatattttttaatGGTTTCAAATAGTTGTTCTTCTACTTGATTCGGATAATACCTCAACATTATTTTGGATTCCAACTATAGAAACTTATATTTTAGATTATAATTATACATTCAAGATAAACACTACGCATGATAGGATATCTCTCTATGTATGGTCCTTATTTATTGCATTAGCATTATACTCCACATTGCAGTCTATAGTACTCTACAGGTAGACCTATATATGAGGCTAGGGACTGCCTTTAGTCACAATCATCTTACACATACTTCGAAAAGGATATCAACATATCATAAGTACCAACCATGGCCAAGAACcatctcctcctcatcctccttgtGGCTGCCTCTGTTGTGGCCTCTCCAGCCACCGTCACCTCGAGCAGCTCCCCCTCTTCAACAGCATATGAGCTGCTAGAGAAGTACGGCTTCCCGCGAGGAATCCTCCCGGAGGGTGTTCAAGACTATTTCCTCCACCCAGACGGATCCTTTGAGGTCTCCCTCCACGGCGGTTGTGAGATCAATGTCGGGGGATTCACTCTCCGGTACGAAGGAAATGTGCATGGCAACATCCAGTCTATGTTGATTAACGCGTTGACCGGGGTGAGCGTCAAGGTTGCATTCCAATGGATTAGCATCAATGCAGTTGAACGGCATGGTGATCAGCTCGTCTTCAATGCAGCCGTTATATCAAAATCGTTTCATGTTAACAACTTCTCCGTGAGCCCGCGCTGCAGCCGAATCCCTGGAATTGCAAAGTAGATTAATGGGTTAGCAACAAAAACAATTGCTTCTTGATTTTGTTAGATCAACGGGCTCAATTGTTACTTTATTCTTGTGGTTTTGTCTATTGTGACTTGTTATGTGTATTTTGCTTCAAAATTATTATCAATAAAATCACAAATCTTACAAAAGGAGTCCCTTTCTATGAAATATTAGGCATAGTTTATGTTACTCCTGAAAAAGGGGTAGCAAATCATGTTCCAGCCCTTCACAAAGAAATCACCGAACCATGGAAATGTATACAAGATTTCCCTAAAGGCATCTCTAACATGAACCCTTAAAAGGGACACGCTAGCCGTCCACGGACCACGTCCGAAAGCGTCTGTGGGCATGATAGAGGAACCAACCATCCAACCCTACACCTCAAATGCCCGTCTTTATTAACATAAAAAAGTTAGCATTAACCTTCTGCTAAACAACCTAACCTAGCCTTCCACCAAATAGTTGATCATGCACAACAACCATCTGCCAAATAGTTGTTCATGCACGAGGCCTTCCGCCACTTCTCATGCACTTTCTGCCATGCTCATGCTCATGCATGCGCATGCACATCCACATGGATTCTCATGCACAACCTTCCGCCATGTCTTCTAATCCTGAAAAATCGCCTTCGCCAAACAAAGCAACAAGAAACAACAGCCTTCTGCCAAATCCTGTAAAAAATGAAACAACATGCATGAAAAATCATGGCTTTTGATTGACCAAACGGATGTCCGAACACCTGCAGACGTCCTGCAGGTTTGGTTCCGGTTTGTGGAATTTTGGACAAGAGGACGCGTTCGTGGACATATACAGGTCCACATTGGATGAAAAATGCGTCGGGATAGTTCGGTCCGGACCAGGGGCGGGGGCGGGCCCAAGACAAAAATGATTCGGTGTCCACATGTTCATCACTTATGCTAAGAAACAGACAAATGCTATACAAAAAATGACAAACTTAGCAAATTAAAATGTCTGGCGATAAAAACACTTACCAAAATAAAACCTTCCAGTGGAAATACTAGTcgattttataaagtttaaaaatagtAATGCGTAAATACTCCAAACtaggaaaagaaagatgataaacaAACCTGAAAAGTCACTTCCAAAGTAGGAGGATCGCAATAATTCAATTCTCAAACAAATGTGTATCGCCATAAAATATTTAAAAAATCAAATAAACGTGAATAAGTCCCAACTCTTGTAAAAACACAATAATCCAATATGCAATTGTGATATCTTTAAGATTTGAAACCCCAGCCATATTTTTTGTCTCTTGGGAAGCAAATTCTCGAGAAAAAAAGACACACACTTGAAAGAGCTTGAGGGTTTGTCTTGCCGTACTTTTCTCACTCCAGGATCTAGGTGAGTGGGTGATACTTCTCAAACCTATCTTCAATTTTCGGTTATTTCATATTATTATAAGAttatttttaaatatttttatagcaattttattattttttctggagtAACTTATTTTCGCCTATAATTGTAAATTGAGAAACCCTTGGTACTATTTTTCTCCCACTTTTTGCGCCTCCGCAAGTTCATGTTCCGAGGAGATCCAATCTGGAGCCATGTTTCGGCATCCTGCCAAAGAGGGGAATCCAAAACCGGAGCCATCTTCATCAATATTCCTGCCACCATGGACATGTGTGAGTAGTTTCCTTAGGACCTTAGGGTCCTTCATGTTACATCTTGTGTGGGTCCAACCGTTTCCCCGCGTCCCCTGCGCCCGGGCGACTAGGGGGCGATACCTCCAACCCTAGCGCGCCACCACCAGGCCGTCACATCCCCTGCGCCGTCGCCGGAGAACGCCGTCGGCCTAAGCCCGCGcagccgacggcggtggcggggcttctcctcgtggctcccctgcgTCCGTGGGCGGCAGCTCTCCGCGGGATCTGGCGATGCTCCGGGAGCGCGTGTGCCTTGGTGTCCAGAtgcgcggcggcggagctcggcgaaGGGTGGTGGGGCGCGGTGCTGGTGCTGATTGTGCGCCATTTGCGGCCGTGTCGGACGCGGCCGGCAGGACGAGCATTGTCCAGGACGTTGGCACGCGTGTTGGGCGTTATCTCATGGGCGTATGCTACATCCTTTGGTAGCGCTTGGGGATGGGTCATTCGGACCTTTCTCTAGCGACCTCGCCTACTGTCGTCGGCTCGTTGCGCAAGATGCATGCATTCTTGGTGATTGATGTGATGGGGAGGGCTTGAGGGAAGCTGGGAAACCCTATCTCGGCTTCGTGCGAGCGGCGACGACGACGCCCTTGGGCGCCGTTATCCTTGTCGAAAGGCGTCGCTACATTGCTTCCCTCCTCCCCTCATGGTCTTTTTTCAAGAGAAATGCTTGCTCCCTCGTGGGACAGACAATGGCGGCGATTTCCTCGTtgttgaccttcttggaggcattGTCTTGGAGCTGACTCAATTGTCAGGGCAAGCGGTAGCTTGTTCAGCATTGCTTCGGAGTGAGATCTATGGATAGTGGCTTGATGCAGAGGACATGGATGTGCATCGGCAGCGGTGGATTTTCGGCTGGGCTGAGAGTCTCTGGTTgtgagacgacgatggccatgatcTCATATGCAAGTGTGCGGGCAACAGTGTCTGCCTATCGCGTCATGGTATGGCGGTTTACCCCTCAGGCGCATAGGCGAAGACGTGGTCCTACACTGCTAGGTGATGGCCGAGATGGGGCCGGGAATCTTGGATCTTCAGATCGGGTGGCAACGACGAGTTTGTTTTGCTGCATGATTCTGTCGCAAAGGACGAGGACGACGAAGCATGAGGATGGCGTGAAACTGTTGGAGCTTCCTGATTTGGGATTTGATGGTGTGGGTGACCATCCTCCCTTGATCTTTGTTGCAAAGTCCGACGGTGACCTTCATTGTTTGGAGTTCTTGGTGGCCACCAGCTCTTGTCGTGGCTTGACTGTCTGCTTGTGCGAGCATGGGCTTTAGTTGCGTGCCACCACACGTCATGACCATGCTATGTATGTAGCTGCTGGGATCGTGGAAAGTGGTGGCGATATCATTGCTGATGTCAAAAGATGATTGGTGTGGATATGGTTGCTGTTATAGATTGTTGATCACTGATTTGATCGCTTTGGagtttttttctttgttttagtCCGCTAAGGCATAGCTTTGGTCATGTTTGACTTTGCTAGTTACCGGTgtgatttttgtgtgtgtgttggtgttagctgtgtgcatcctaactatgcagaggccgggtatgagctcattgtgtttgtattcacttgatgcttcattttgagttaataaaatccaccctttatcgaaaaaagaaCCTTAGGGTCCATAGCAGTAGTTAGATGCCAACATCTCTCCCCTGTGATTTAATATAAAGTTTTTGTGAGCTTCCTCACATGATcgggatccatatgatgtaatcgGAGGTTTTGTTTGTTGGGATGAGATGAATTGTCACTTTGTGGTCAAAGTATTCATTGAATTATATTGAATCTCTTGAAGTTTCTTTGTTGTATAATTAAGCAGCTATGTATGATTTCCGATCAATTTGTTATCTCTGGCCAAGATTGATAGGTAGTTCTTCAGAGGACGTGGTGCATAGTAGTGGGTACAATCTTGTAGTAAATTTGATCCCGGTGGCAATAATGGATtgaacatgtattgtattgtttccactaTGTATAAAACAATGATTTATTTATCGCACTTAGATGATAATTTTATTGTCtatattatgtcatcatgcttattGCAATTCTCTGTTTGTTACGAACTTAATACttcgagatgcatgctggatagtggtcttgTGGTGGAGTATAGTTGTAGATGCAGTTGGATAATGGTCTACATatcacggacgtaatgcctatacaAGATTATGCTATGAATGATCATTGTcataaatataaacattgcaaTTTGATCACTGCCCAAGTGTAATTTGTACCACACCAGACTTATCTGCCTTGAGATATGCCACTAGTAaacctatggcacaggggtctattttccattactCAAAACATCAAGAAAAAAGCTATTCTTTGTTGTACCGTTTATTTTATTTTAGCTATGTATTAGTTGCTACCATGTTGTGCAATTTACCCTTGTAATTAGCAGGACAAGAAACTTGACAACCTTCCTGAAACGTTGGGGGCAGTAGCGTTTTGTGTTTTATGCACATTTACCCATGACTTTGTTTGCTGGAAGAACCTCTTCTATAGTTCGATAAACCTTAGTTCTAAAATCGAGAGAAATACTTATTGCTAGGTTACTTCTCCCTTACACTCAGGGGTTACTCAACCACTCTTACCAGAGAGCAACTAGTGGAGTAATGCAAGAGTTGCACGCCGTGATGCTTTGATGGAGAGTAGCGAGGTGGGCGACAAGGAGACGGCGACAACCTTGTGAGGAATCAACTAGGGGGCGAGAGCCCGCAGGGCTGGAGGCGAGGCCAATTCCTATTCGGCGCCCGCTACACTTATAGGCAAAATGGAAAATGGCGCACAACCCTAGCATGTACACATGTTTCCTAAGTGGGCCAGCTCATCATGTTACCAGTTTTACACACCAGTTTTGTTTCTTTCTATGTTTTTTCTCTGCGTGTTTCCCCCGGTTATTGTTCGGTTTTTCttcgtttttgttttatttttcggTTCTCTTTTTTATTCTCGTTTAACATTTTTCTGAACCAATGATCATTTTCACAATGAACTTTCAGATGCgcgaatattttttcaaattcatgaactttctcCAAATCCGTGAGTTTTTTCCTCCAATTTGTGTActattttcaaatgcatgatttcACATTGATGAACTTTTGTTCAAATCCATGAATTTTTCTACATTGGTGGACTTTTCAAAAaagtgattttttttttcaaatttgtgattttatTTTGCAAAATCATGGATTTTGTTTGCATAATCATGATTTTTCATACTTGAATATTTTTAAATATGTGAATTTTTCAATTTAGGagcatttttttaaatttgtgaacttttcagGTTTTCTGAATTCCTTTAAAATTCATGaatcttttcaaatttgtgaactcttttcaaattcatgaactatttttcaGATTCGCGTAGTTTTTTTTTAAAATTGTGATATTTTTCAAAGtagtgatttttttttcaaattcatgaactcatGAAGTTTTTTTAAACCCACAAATATTTTCAAGTTCATGATTTTATATCAAActaatgaatatttttaaattttgtaAACATTTTTTCATATTTATGAATTTTCGTGAACTAGTTAAGAACCTGGTTAATGGCGAATGGCCATGGTAAACGGTCAATGGTGGTGAATGGCCATGGTCAACGGTCTACCAGCGAGCTAGATCGAGCGACCTAAGCGAGATAGAGTTCTATCTTGCTAAAGTGAATGGCCCCGTGTGGAAGCTACTGGGCCGTCCCTTAGCGCTCGTTTAAaagaaagggaaaagaaaatgggagaatatgtgaactttttttcaatttaggagcattttttgaatttgtgaacttttttcaggtTTTTTTGCAttcttttaaaattcatgaatattttaaaaattgtgaactcctttcaaattcgtgaactattTCTCAGATTCGCAAAGTTTTTAAaaaaatgtgaaatttttgaaagtagtgaactttttaaaattcatgaactcaTGAAGTATTTTTAAATCCACAAagtattttcaaattcatgatttttttcaaactaatgaatatttttcaattttgtaAACATTTTTTCATATTTTCGAATTTTTGTGAACTAGTTAATAACCTGGTTAATGGTGAATGGCCATGGTCAACGGTCAATGGTGTTGAATGGCCATGGTCAAAGGTCAACCAGCGAGCTGGATCGAGCGACCTAAGTGAGATAGAGTTTGTCTTGCTAAATTGAATGGTCTCGTGTTGTAGCTACTAGGCCGGCCCTTAACGCCCGTTCAAAAGAAAGGGAG is a genomic window containing:
- the LOC123094542 gene encoding uncharacterized protein encodes the protein MAKNHLLLILLVAASVVASPATVTSSSSPSSTAYELLEKYGFPRGILPEGVQDYFLHPDGSFEVSLHGGCEINVGGFTLRYEGNVHGNIQSMLINALTGVSVKVAFQWISINAVERHGDQLVFNAAVISKSFHVNNFSVSPRCSRIPGIAK